The Spirosoma foliorum genome has a window encoding:
- a CDS encoding DUF2147 domain-containing protein: MISLRSQRYFWGLSLIVLLLWPITGKSSVDHTGDQILGRWLFPAKGSSVEIYKSGNQYFGRIFDVSTTGKNQFGVVKNQLLMQNLSFDGKGWSSGQLIHPKTGNHFDIELQLLDSQTLTARIYKGFRWLHKEYVLTRAPQ; this comes from the coding sequence ATGATTTCATTGCGCAGCCAGCGTTATTTCTGGGGCTTGAGCCTGATAGTGCTTCTCCTCTGGCCTATTACTGGTAAGTCTTCGGTAGACCATACCGGAGATCAGATTTTGGGGCGCTGGCTATTTCCTGCGAAAGGATCGAGTGTAGAAATCTATAAATCTGGCAATCAGTATTTTGGTCGTATTTTTGACGTAAGTACTACTGGTAAAAACCAGTTTGGCGTCGTTAAGAATCAACTATTGATGCAGAACCTATCCTTCGACGGCAAAGGCTGGTCGAGTGGTCAATTGATTCATCCGAAAACAGGAAATCATTTTGATATTGAACTTCAACTCCTCGATTCGCAGACACTTACCGCACGGATTTATAAGGGATTTCGGTGGCTACATAAAGAATATGTATTGACGCGGGCACCTCAATAA